The following coding sequences are from one Cenarchaeum symbiosum A window:
- a CDS encoding ammonia permease (COG0004), protein MKTKNHKYALMLVAAVAVTATGAMSTAYAQSVEDGMDGYVLGNSGIYTGNPNECWVDNGDGTFTACYIDTGDTGFMLIASSLVLFMTPGVAFFYGGLARSKNAVNVIGMTFVIMGVMAWQWVAWGYTLSFGPIDNDANMFMGALDYAGFNQVSHYAPLGAPTECDGDIWSNAYQMQQMKPDVACSDSWPGTVPHALFAAFQGTFAIITPALIVGGLIDRMKFSALIIFVLLWGTFVYDPVAHWVWGGGYIGGGTLDLDPDLSPTFALDFAGGTVVHITSGFSALAAALILGRRLGYGKVPMEPHNVPMVVLGASILWFGWFGFNAGSEVMVDGITVSAWVVTNLATGVAAVTWMLMSWAHTGKPSIVGAATGAVAGLVSITPASGWVGPMAAIIIGIAGATVCYGCVAFKNARKWDDALDVWGVHGMGGLTGAILTGTLASPHIWDTGDGIGAWTGTPEGFEQQAISIIGAGISIGYAFGVTIVILKVMDVIWPGGIRVTPKEEELGLDLAQHGERAYVNE, encoded by the coding sequence ATGAAGACTAAAAACCACAAGTATGCCTTAATGCTTGTGGCAGCGGTGGCCGTTACGGCTACAGGCGCAATGTCGACAGCGTACGCACAGTCCGTAGAAGATGGTATGGATGGGTACGTCCTAGGTAACAGCGGAATCTACACCGGCAACCCCAATGAATGCTGGGTTGACAACGGTGACGGGACGTTCACAGCATGCTACATAGACACGGGCGATACTGGGTTCATGCTCATTGCATCATCACTGGTGCTGTTCATGACTCCGGGTGTGGCGTTCTTTTACGGCGGGCTTGCCCGCTCAAAGAACGCGGTCAATGTGATTGGTATGACGTTCGTGATAATGGGCGTCATGGCATGGCAGTGGGTCGCATGGGGGTACACGCTCTCATTCGGTCCCATAGACAACGATGCGAACATGTTCATGGGCGCATTGGACTATGCAGGCTTCAACCAGGTATCTCACTATGCACCATTGGGCGCCCCGACCGAATGTGACGGGGACATATGGTCCAATGCATACCAGATGCAGCAGATGAAGCCTGATGTGGCATGCAGCGATTCATGGCCGGGCACAGTGCCTCATGCACTGTTTGCGGCGTTCCAGGGAACGTTCGCGATAATCACGCCCGCACTCATAGTGGGCGGCCTGATCGACAGGATGAAGTTCAGCGCATTGATCATCTTCGTGCTCCTTTGGGGTACGTTCGTCTACGACCCGGTGGCACACTGGGTATGGGGCGGCGGATACATAGGAGGCGGAACACTGGACCTCGATCCGGATCTCTCTCCTACATTCGCGCTTGACTTTGCCGGCGGCACCGTCGTACACATCACTTCAGGATTCTCCGCATTGGCGGCCGCATTGATACTCGGCCGGAGGCTGGGATACGGCAAGGTGCCTATGGAGCCGCACAACGTGCCCATGGTCGTCCTTGGCGCTTCCATACTCTGGTTCGGGTGGTTCGGCTTCAACGCGGGAAGCGAGGTGATGGTCGACGGGATAACCGTAAGCGCCTGGGTGGTGACCAATCTTGCCACCGGCGTGGCCGCTGTTACATGGATGTTGATGAGCTGGGCCCATACGGGCAAGCCAAGCATTGTAGGTGCCGCAACTGGGGCCGTCGCCGGGCTGGTGTCAATCACGCCGGCATCCGGATGGGTCGGTCCCATGGCCGCGATCATAATAGGGATCGCGGGCGCCACTGTATGCTACGGCTGTGTTGCCTTCAAGAACGCGCGCAAGTGGGATGATGCCCTAGATGTATGGGGTGTCCACGGCATGGGCGGCCTTACGGGCGCCATACTGACCGGAACACTTGCCAGTCCCCACATATGGGACACTGGAGACGGAATAGGTGCCTGGACTGGCACCCCCGAGGGCTTTGAGCAGCAGGCAATCAGCATCATAGGTGCTGGAATCTCAATCGGCTACGCGTTTGGCGTGACGATTGTGATACTAAAGGTCATGGATGTAATATGGCCTGGCGGCATAAGGGTCACTCCCAAAGAAGAGGAGCTTGGCCTTGATCTCGCACAGCACGGCGAAAGGGCATACGTAAACGAGTAA
- a CDS encoding lysine biosynthesis protein: MKCEECDAVLNPPKDAISGEIISCPDCGSDYEIVKKEGGEIELKKAEKVAEDWGE, from the coding sequence ATGAAATGTGAAGAGTGTGACGCGGTACTCAACCCGCCAAAAGACGCCATATCAGGCGAGATAATATCCTGCCCCGACTGCGGGTCTGACTATGAGATAGTCAAGAAGGAAGGGGGGGAGATAGAGCTCAAAAAGGCCGAGAAAGTGGCCGAGGACTGGGGAGAGTAG
- a CDS encoding archaeal/vacuolar-type H -ATPase subunit C (COG1527) — protein sequence MASGSQKVYASVKSFSQRGKLLSRDDLQTLAESRNLDELLTRIKNTSYSDAVSDVPKPLTAEGIEAVLMAHLADVHYSIAKTAGNKVLEAYFLRFMARNLKVILKGKILGRPQDEIEAGVNMHAEELIRQRDVILKALMSKDLGEAASSLGGTVFGEDAAKAVALYNETENLQVMDTYFDKALARQLGRALQLAGDRDLSGPVTMDIDFYNLLSVLRGKFWGLGEQQVMDLMDTYSPSAPREMLARMAAAGTLKDAFAELQGTRYRDLAPKAEDGIGAITEFERSFEMMMYRGALSSFTRMFSSGTSVGITKLTAYEIRNMAAIAFAVEHGIPVETTMSKLVVEAE from the coding sequence ATGGCTTCCGGCTCCCAGAAGGTCTACGCATCTGTAAAGTCGTTCAGCCAGAGGGGCAAGCTGCTCTCGAGGGACGACCTCCAGACGCTAGCAGAATCCAGGAACCTCGACGAGCTGCTCACCCGGATAAAGAACACCTCGTATTCCGACGCGGTATCGGACGTGCCAAAGCCGCTTACCGCCGAGGGGATAGAGGCGGTCCTGATGGCGCACCTGGCCGACGTGCATTATTCGATAGCAAAGACTGCCGGAAACAAGGTGCTCGAGGCCTACTTTTTGCGGTTCATGGCGCGCAACCTAAAGGTGATACTAAAGGGCAAGATCCTGGGCAGGCCGCAGGACGAGATAGAAGCAGGGGTCAACATGCATGCAGAGGAGCTTATCCGGCAGCGGGACGTGATACTCAAGGCGCTGATGTCCAAGGACCTTGGCGAGGCCGCATCGAGCCTCGGGGGGACTGTCTTTGGAGAGGATGCCGCAAAGGCCGTCGCGTTATACAACGAGACAGAGAACCTCCAGGTGATGGACACATACTTTGACAAGGCCCTGGCAAGGCAGCTCGGGCGCGCGCTGCAGCTGGCGGGCGACAGGGATCTTTCGGGGCCCGTCACAATGGACATAGACTTTTACAACCTGCTCAGCGTGCTCCGGGGAAAGTTCTGGGGGCTCGGGGAGCAGCAGGTGATGGACCTGATGGATACATACTCGCCGAGCGCCCCGAGGGAGATGCTCGCGCGCATGGCGGCAGCCGGAACCCTGAAGGACGCCTTTGCTGAGCTGCAGGGCACGCGCTACCGGGACCTGGCCCCCAAGGCAGAAGACGGCATAGGGGCAATCACCGAGTTTGAGCGCTCGTTCGAGATGATGATGTACAGGGGCGCGCTGTCGAGCTTTACGAGGATGTTCAGCTCTGGAACTAGCGTCGGCATAACAAAGCTTACCGCGTACGAGATAAGGAACATGGCCGCGATAGCGTTTGCAGTCGAGCATGGAATACCCGTCGAGACAACCATGTCCAAGCTGGTCGTCGAGGCGGAATGA
- a CDS encoding adenylosuccinate synthase (COG0104): MPCTVVVGGFFGDEGKGKIISHMAQNDGPSIIVRGGAGPNAGHTIRDGDKVYKVRMLPSGFLNKDAKVMIGPGVVIDPVVLKAEIEEFGVRGRAFVDANCGIIEEEHKKLDSGGDLKGRIGSTGSGTGPANAARAMRTLRLAGDEPRLLRLLKDVPRAVNTALDDGETILAEGTQGTFLSLWHGTYPYVTTKDVTASGICADIGIGPRRVDEVVVVFKSYVTRVGTGPLEGELDDKEVEKRGWGEFGTVTGRPRRAADFDFELAGRAVMLNGATQAAITKLDVRFPACKGITSYGELPMEARTFVASVEERLGVPVTMLGTGPDKAEIVDRRVGAAQG; this comes from the coding sequence ATGCCCTGTACGGTAGTGGTTGGGGGTTTCTTTGGCGACGAAGGCAAGGGAAAGATCATCTCCCACATGGCCCAGAATGACGGGCCCTCGATAATAGTGCGCGGGGGGGCGGGGCCCAACGCGGGGCACACAATCAGGGACGGCGACAAGGTGTACAAGGTGAGGATGCTGCCCAGTGGATTTCTCAACAAGGATGCAAAGGTGATGATCGGCCCCGGGGTGGTGATTGATCCCGTCGTGCTAAAGGCGGAGATAGAGGAGTTCGGCGTCCGGGGCAGGGCGTTTGTGGATGCCAACTGCGGCATAATAGAGGAGGAGCACAAAAAGCTCGACTCCGGGGGGGACCTGAAGGGGAGGATCGGGAGCACCGGCTCCGGCACGGGCCCCGCAAACGCGGCCAGGGCCATGAGGACCCTGCGGCTGGCAGGCGACGAGCCGCGGCTCCTCCGGCTCCTCAAGGATGTGCCCCGGGCTGTAAACACAGCCCTCGACGACGGCGAGACCATCCTCGCCGAGGGCACCCAGGGGACGTTTCTCTCCCTCTGGCACGGGACGTACCCGTACGTTACAACCAAGGACGTCACGGCATCGGGAATATGCGCCGACATAGGCATAGGCCCAAGGAGGGTAGACGAGGTGGTGGTGGTCTTCAAGTCGTACGTTACGAGGGTGGGCACAGGACCCCTTGAGGGCGAGCTGGATGACAAGGAGGTGGAGAAGCGCGGATGGGGCGAGTTTGGCACGGTAACCGGCAGGCCCAGACGGGCTGCCGACTTTGACTTTGAGCTGGCCGGCAGGGCCGTCATGCTCAACGGGGCCACGCAGGCGGCCATCACAAAGCTCGACGTCCGGTTCCCCGCGTGCAAGGGCATCACCTCGTATGGCGAGCTACCCATGGAGGCGAGGACGTTTGTGGCATCGGTAGAGGAGCGGCTTGGCGTGCCCGTTACCATGCTGGGCACGGGGCCCGACAAGGCGGAGATAGTCGACAGAAGGGTCGGCGCGGCGCAGGGCTAG
- a CDS encoding orotidine-5'-phosphate decarboxylase (COG0284): MSGFRERIRRAAAKGGPIVLAADYDSGSGAVSRATRHVEALHPHICAIKLNLHLLLPLGRSEISEITRAARRRGLLAIADIKLNDIGNTNRAAAGALWGAGFDAVIANPIMGKEELKELISGAHRRGKGVIALCHMSSPGAAASYEMGAGGGKKFYEVFMDWALEAGADGVVAGATFPETIRYCSRRAGGKLDVYSPGIGAQGGSMREAISAGAAYPIVGRTIIGARNPAAAAQRLAEDTQS, from the coding sequence ATGAGCGGCTTCAGGGAGAGAATCCGGCGGGCCGCAGCCAAAGGCGGCCCGATTGTCCTTGCCGCCGACTACGATTCAGGCAGTGGGGCCGTATCCAGGGCAACAAGGCATGTCGAGGCGCTGCATCCGCATATCTGCGCGATAAAGCTGAACCTGCACCTGCTGCTGCCCCTGGGCCGGTCAGAGATCTCCGAGATCACCCGCGCCGCCAGGCGCCGCGGCCTGCTTGCCATAGCCGACATAAAGCTCAACGACATAGGGAATACCAACAGGGCCGCGGCCGGCGCCCTGTGGGGTGCGGGCTTTGACGCAGTCATAGCCAACCCGATAATGGGCAAAGAGGAGCTGAAAGAGCTGATCTCTGGAGCCCACAGGCGCGGCAAGGGCGTAATCGCCCTCTGCCACATGAGCTCGCCTGGGGCCGCCGCCTCCTATGAGATGGGGGCGGGCGGCGGAAAAAAGTTCTACGAGGTGTTCATGGACTGGGCCCTCGAGGCTGGCGCCGACGGGGTAGTGGCGGGCGCCACCTTCCCGGAGACGATCCGCTACTGCTCCCGCAGGGCAGGCGGCAAGCTTGACGTGTACTCGCCGGGAATAGGCGCCCAGGGCGGCAGCATGAGAGAGGCCATCTCGGCGGGCGCGGCATACCCGATAGTTGGCAGGACCATAATCGGCGCGAGGAATCCCGCAGCCGCCGCGCAGAGGCTAGCAGAAGATACGCAGTCCTAG